One segment of Clavelina lepadiformis chromosome 2, kaClaLepa1.1, whole genome shotgun sequence DNA contains the following:
- the LOC143446659 gene encoding uncharacterized protein LOC143446659 — translation MPTETSGIYCRPLTVKDKNDVIESIANSFCMRNPLLKSLKLSKKERYEYATYAAMFLADNKSLGAFDDDNDDQLCGVQINCSSYFVPDIDLEKYLLSLSQKTQYLIRVMTFVMHLY, via the exons ATGCCAACTGAAACATCGGGTATTTACTGTCGACCTCTCACTGTTAAAgacaaaaatgacgtcatagaatCTATAGCAAACAGTTTCTGCATGAGGAATCCCCTTTTGAAAAGTCTGAAATTGTCAAAGAAAGAGAGATACGAGTATGCGACCTACGCTGCT ATGTTTTTAGCCGACAACAAAAGCTTGGGAGCTTTCGATGATGACAATGATGACCAACTCTGCGGAGTTCAAATCAACTGCTCCAGTTATTTCGTACCTGACATAgatttggaaaaatatttactgtCTCTTTCACAAAAGACCCAATATCTCATAAGGGTAATGACATTTGTGATGCATCTTTATTGA